From Candidatus Xianfuyuplasma coldseepsis:
GATTAAGATAGATTCCAGGCCCACTGGAGTAGACACGCCAACCACCTTTTACACCGATGTCTCCGGTATATAGTTTATCAAACTCGTCCATCGCTTGATAACGGGTTAGGAAGTGTCCGTCACTACTACTGAAATACGCGTTTGCCTGACGTGGCATTGCATTGCTAACCGTATCCGTTATATTGATTGGATTGATTTTGAAGAGTCCGTTATACGCCGCTTCTTTGTTACCAAACTTCGCCATTGCTTCAATGTAGCGAATGTGGGCATGGACATACTGTAATCCAATTTCTCTTCCGAAACAAGCACTGGTTTCCGCACGTTTAAAGTAGGTGTTTAATCCGCCTTTATACGGGATGGTACGATTCATTAATCGGACACCATCGGGATGGGTTAAGTGATTCAGAATCAATTGATTCATGTGTTGGGCTTGTTCTTGATCAAACATCTCACCAATGATTCCACGGTTCATCGGAAGTAGACGATACTTCATATTCGTCACATCATCATCGGGGTGAATCATATAGGTTATTTGACCTTCATCAATGTATAAGAACCCCGCAGGAACCTGGTCCTTAATCACGTAGCGATTGTAATCCATCTTAATGTTTTTGGCAAATTCTTGAAGATAGTTAGTATAATCAGAATCCACTGTTTTGATTGTTTCGGCGAACAATGTGAATGCTTCATAGGTTAACGCGGTCGTCCAACCGCTCACCATTTTTTTCCGTAATTCGGGATTGGCCGGTTGCAAGGTATCATCCCAGTCCCCATCGCCATAACAACTTAATGCCGTTCCTTCAATAAGGTTATCTTCGATGTATTGAACTTCGGTTTTGACATGCTCAAATAGGGATGAGGTTTCGGTTGTAAAGGTGAATCCATTTTTTGTTGTATACGGTACGTGTTCCTCTAGAATCGACACATCACCGGTCGCTTGTAAGTAAAGAGCTAAACTGCGTAACGGCCATACAATGATATCTCCGTGGGCATCACCCGCTTGAATGGATGAGTAACGATCAAACATGAACCACTGTGGCCAACTTCCAGTTTCCAGATGTTGATGGGAAAAGATTTTCAGTAACATATGACGTAAGACATCATAATGTCCAGCAGCGAAGAACAGCTCAAATGGTCCTTGACAAACATCCCTTGTTCCCCATGCGGCTCCACCGTATTGTTCCAAACCGTGTGGTGAAGCGTAGTGAATTAAGGCATCATGCCAGTACCATCGGATAAGAAGATTCATTTTCTCCACATTATGATATTCATGATGGTCGGTTGGTAGTGATAATCGCATATTGCGACTCAGGTCGTTGTAATGTTCTATAAACCGTTGTTTTTCCGCAGAGAACGATCCAACCTTCGTTACTAAAGACGAATGATTAAGTCGTGCTTGAATCGTAATTCGCATCGAATGTCCGCTTGCCAACACAATGGTTTGGGCTTCGTACGATGCGGGTTCGATAAAGAAGGACTCATCGGTAAATACAACCGTCTCTGCATCGACAATCAAATCATACGTTAGTTCTGGATATTTTTGATACGTAAAACTGTGTTCATCCAAGGTGAACGTACATACATTATCATGGATTTCTTTATGGAATGGTTGTCCGAATTCTTCGGAACCCATAACGACTTGATGTAATACCGCAATCTCATATTGACGCATTTTTTCCGATACGATAGTAAGATTCAACCATGCACCATCCAAACCGATGTAGGAGGTGATTGTAAGCATATCATCATCGATTTTATACAACCATTTCGCATAGTTGTATCCCATCTCATAGACCGCAGGCATCGTTAGTAATTGATATTCTCCATGTCGTTTAATGAGAATTCGTTGGCCACTGGTTTTGGCAATGTTTAGGCCATTACGTGCATTGCTGATAAACCGATTAAACGAGGTATTCCCAATCACAACTTGAGAACTAAACAATCCATAGATGTAGTTGGTTGATGCGTATACATCCTCCCGAACATACTGATTGTTTCCATTTAATAAGATATGACCATGGGATCGTTCGACATGGTGTTCTTTTTCCCCAAGGACAATATGAGCTCCATCACGATCAAAGAAGGATACCAATTGTCCCTCGATCCATTCTTCTTGGATCTGGTTGGGATAGAGTTGTTCAATGTCGTCGATTGATATCGCTGGCGATGCATATACATGATCGAGGCTTTCATAGTACGTAATACCAAGTTCTTTTGGTTCCTGTAACTGATGTGATACCGAGTTATAGCGCTCAGCAATCTCATCAACGTATTCCAAGTTCGTTACGCGATCGTGATAGCGATTAACGAAATGACCATAAAATACATCTTGTATGGTATCCTTTGGAACCAGTAGATGTTTAGCCGTTTGTAACGAACCACACGCATGTTCAAACTGATATACTTCATTCGGTAAATGATCGTGTAATAATGCTTCGGGAATATTGGTCGTTTTATAGGATAATCCATAGAACTGATACCCATCCGTTGCATACCCAATAACCGGTGTTAAACTACCCAGTTGAAGATATTCCTTTGCCCCTTGATTTTGCAATGAACAAATGGCGTAACCGTTGGGTGATGGATACACAGAATGATCAATGTATTGGGAGTTGTACGCTTCATTATTGCGAATGGCACCTTCGTGCTTAATCCCAATATCCTGAACATAAAAGACATCATAGATAATATCCTCATCTAAAGGATTTGTCACATTCACGGTATAAAACCATGTCTGTTCGGTAATGGTTAATACGACCGTTACGTCCAGACCAAATACAATACCTTCGTATTTGACGTGGTTTTTGTCGTGTGTGATTCGCATCGAATGATGTAACAATCGTTTGCTTTGATAGCCACCATTTGTATGGATTCGCAGGTACAGATTCGATGCCTGTCCATCCAAATTGGTACCTCGAAGTTGATTGATCATTTTTTGTTCATAATTGATTTTATGGATGTATCCTGACGGTAGCATGTGAAACTGCAGTCGTCCGATACCTACCGGGGTTGTATTAATAGTACTCATAACGTTCACCTCTATTTTGTGGCAATTGTCGCTTGGAAATGAATGGCATTGGATGCACGACCAAGCAGTATATGATAACGACGTTGTTCGACAACATCGTTCATGTCGATATTATAATAAGATAATGATTCATAGGGTAGTTGGAGGGTAACTTCTAACGATGTATGGGCTTTGATAAACACTTTTTTAAACTGTTTCAACTCCAATACTGGACGACTGACACTAAATGATTCCGCCTCAATATAGAGTTGTAGGACATCATACCCATCATAGTTCGACGTGTTTGACACTGTGCAAGAAACGGTTAATTGTTCGCCTTCACGAAGGGTGTCTTGTGATACACGATAATTGGAATATTCAAATGTGGAGTAGGATAATCCATATCCAAACGAATACAGTGGAGTATTGGGAGAATCCAAGTACTTTGATGTATAGTAATTGTTTGGATCTTTTGCTGGTCTACCGGTAGGGAAATGATTGTAGTAGACAGGAATTTGTCCGACACTTCGTGGAAACGACATTGCCAAACGACCACTTGGATTATTGTCACCAAACAGTGTATTTGTCAGAGCAGGACCACTCATTGTACCTAAGAACCAGCTATTGATTAACGCATCGCAGTTCATTGCATACCAATTAATTAGTAAGGGTCGTCCACTAAATAGAATCGCAATAATTGGTTTCTCAAGTGTTTTTAGCTCTTTGGCTAATGTGAGCTGTGCATCGTAAACATCCAAAATGGTTTTTGAAGAGGCTTCGCCACTTTCCCACTGATGTTCCCCAAACGCTAGAACAATC
This genomic window contains:
- a CDS encoding GH36-type glycosyl hydrolase domain-containing protein, with translation MSTINTTPVGIGRLQFHMLPSGYIHKINYEQKMINQLRGTNLDGQASNLYLRIHTNGGYQSKRLLHHSMRITHDKNHVKYEGIVFGLDVTVVLTITEQTWFYTVNVTNPLDEDIIYDVFYVQDIGIKHEGAIRNNEAYNSQYIDHSVYPSPNGYAICSLQNQGAKEYLQLGSLTPVIGYATDGYQFYGLSYKTTNIPEALLHDHLPNEVYQFEHACGSLQTAKHLLVPKDTIQDVFYGHFVNRYHDRVTNLEYVDEIAERYNSVSHQLQEPKELGITYYESLDHVYASPAISIDDIEQLYPNQIQEEWIEGQLVSFFDRDGAHIVLGEKEHHVERSHGHILLNGNNQYVREDVYASTNYIYGLFSSQVVIGNTSFNRFISNARNGLNIAKTSGQRILIKRHGEYQLLTMPAVYEMGYNYAKWLYKIDDDMLTITSYIGLDGAWLNLTIVSEKMRQYEIAVLHQVVMGSEEFGQPFHKEIHDNVCTFTLDEHSFTYQKYPELTYDLIVDAETVVFTDESFFIEPASYEAQTIVLASGHSMRITIQARLNHSSLVTKVGSFSAEKQRFIEHYNDLSRNMRLSLPTDHHEYHNVEKMNLLIRWYWHDALIHYASPHGLEQYGGAAWGTRDVCQGPFELFFAAGHYDVLRHMLLKIFSHQHLETGSWPQWFMFDRYSSIQAGDAHGDIIVWPLRSLALYLQATGDVSILEEHVPYTTKNGFTFTTETSSLFEHVKTEVQYIEDNLIEGTALSCYGDGDWDDTLQPANPELRKKMVSGWTTALTYEAFTLFAETIKTVDSDYTNYLQEFAKNIKMDYNRYVIKDQVPAGFLYIDEGQITYMIHPDDDVTNMKYRLLPMNRGIIGEMFDQEQAQHMNQLILNHLTHPDGVRLMNRTIPYKGGLNTYFKRAETSACFGREIGLQYVHAHIRYIEAMAKFGNKEAAYNGLFKINPINITDTVSNAMPRQANAYFSSSDGHFLTRYQAMDEFDKLYTGDIGVKGGWRVYSSGPGIYLNQLIGSTLGIRETQNSLQFDPQIPSDLDGLEVTYQSQQATFTLKYHLQAEDYSITSVYLNGQEVPFTRLQNPYRMGGIAIDKELFNDGKKDYIIDLYTM